Proteins encoded by one window of Candidatus Sumerlaea chitinivorans:
- a CDS encoding Dipeptide-binding ABC transporter, periplasmic substrate-binding component yields the protein MVRAVLRGGGQRRFTLVVLGFCMAALVGCMGRDDRASSGSPLQGGKRRLVWALRGNAEVTDPAMVADTDSGFVVAQVCEGLVRFEGGSSKVIPALAESEPEISADGMRWKFRLRRGVTFHDGTPLTAEAVRFSFMRQMDPSHPYYVAGRMTAARRLFGDPTTTESVIVRDIETPDDWTVVFVLAQPRASFARNLAVPQAAIVSPRAVMNAAADGQTTMVGTGPFRVAAVRPGRSIVLERNARYWGEPPRIESVELRMISEAVERERALRQQQCDVAAGLPPQTLATLARSKEFMVTTAAGMTGCVLLLNHAVPPLDSARVRRGVALAIGREKLVRDLLFGYGDAGYGWLPPAMVEASRPDAQSENFGDVNEAKRLFAEAGVPGGFTVKLMALAVPRVYNPAGAAVAEKVAQDLTACGLTVILERVPLEVASRRVADGDYQMAVWGAVAWNGDPSAYWADLFGDGQTNALNYRSGELHALLRQLETEIGEPQRKATCAQIEKLLHAEIPCVPLFYARQAVVARREVRIEHLNVMGLTRLDSVSMVREE from the coding sequence ATGGTGCGTGCGGTGTTGCGAGGAGGCGGGCAACGACGTTTCACGTTGGTGGTGCTTGGCTTTTGCATGGCGGCGCTCGTGGGGTGCATGGGGCGAGACGACAGGGCATCGTCGGGAAGTCCGCTGCAGGGGGGCAAACGACGTTTGGTGTGGGCCTTGCGGGGCAACGCCGAGGTGACCGACCCGGCGATGGTTGCGGATACGGACAGTGGGTTTGTCGTTGCGCAGGTGTGTGAGGGGTTGGTGCGCTTCGAAGGGGGGTCGTCGAAGGTGATTCCAGCGCTGGCAGAGAGTGAGCCTGAGATTAGCGCGGATGGCATGCGTTGGAAATTTCGTCTTCGGCGAGGAGTGACTTTCCATGACGGAACACCTCTAACAGCAGAGGCGGTCCGGTTTTCGTTCATGCGGCAGATGGACCCGAGCCATCCTTACTACGTGGCGGGGCGGATGACGGCGGCACGGCGACTATTTGGCGATCCGACTACGACGGAATCGGTGATCGTGCGCGACATCGAGACGCCGGACGACTGGACAGTGGTCTTCGTGCTGGCCCAGCCGCGAGCTTCCTTCGCGCGCAACCTTGCGGTGCCCCAAGCAGCGATCGTCAGCCCGCGAGCAGTCATGAATGCAGCGGCTGATGGGCAAACCACTATGGTGGGCACTGGCCCATTTCGGGTGGCAGCCGTGCGGCCGGGTCGCTCCATTGTGTTGGAACGAAACGCACGTTACTGGGGGGAGCCGCCGCGGATCGAGTCCGTGGAACTACGCATGATCAGTGAGGCCGTGGAGCGCGAGCGCGCCTTGCGCCAACAACAGTGCGATGTGGCAGCGGGCTTGCCTCCACAAACTTTGGCCACATTGGCGCGCTCGAAGGAGTTCATGGTGACCACAGCTGCCGGGATGACCGGTTGCGTGTTGCTGCTGAATCACGCGGTACCACCTCTGGATTCCGCGCGCGTGCGGCGAGGCGTTGCGCTGGCAATTGGGCGCGAGAAATTGGTCCGTGATTTGCTTTTTGGTTACGGCGATGCTGGGTATGGATGGTTGCCACCAGCCATGGTGGAAGCCTCGCGCCCGGACGCTCAGAGCGAAAACTTCGGCGATGTGAACGAGGCCAAACGCTTATTTGCGGAAGCGGGTGTTCCCGGTGGGTTTACCGTCAAACTCATGGCGCTGGCCGTGCCCCGTGTTTACAATCCCGCGGGGGCCGCTGTGGCGGAAAAGGTGGCGCAGGACCTGACGGCATGCGGACTAACGGTTATCCTCGAACGGGTCCCGCTGGAGGTTGCCTCGCGAAGAGTGGCGGACGGGGACTATCAAATGGCGGTGTGGGGTGCAGTGGCATGGAACGGGGACCCAAGCGCGTACTGGGCGGATCTTTTTGGCGATGGACAGACAAATGCGCTGAACTACCGCTCGGGGGAACTTCATGCCCTGCTGAGGCAATTAGAGACCGAAATCGGGGAGCCGCAACGCAAGGCAACATGCGCACAAATCGAGAAGCTACTCCACGCAGAAATTCCATGCGTCCCGCTCTTTTATGCGCGGCAGGCAGTGGTGGCAAGACGTGAAGTACGCATCGAACACTTGAATGTGATGGGGCTGACACGGCTGGATAGCGTTAGCATGGTCCGGGAGGAGTGA
- a CDS encoding ATP-dependent nuclease, subunit A, producing the protein MVDKWTPNQKQAIQARGNAVVTAGAGAGKTLVLVEHYYHVLVEAHPDWPIESVVTVTFTRKAAAEMLARVRRKFDEVLAAPGTAPSTRQRVQELRERLSLAPIGTIHAFCARLLRKYCFECQSDPEFEVLEAIAYDQLVDECIEATFNEWKRMETEDERVRAQKLLRLMSVFGNRSRRSRGDSLRKVLAEMLANRHTFEPVAQRYLAGDEAALAQTIQQFLQALPPEELPESDKSEASQEEQEALRIEREAEATATVLHPLAELYLAVLEEFRRRCSAATNARRTDLMDYAELELRVRNLLLENPQFRQRVYEDIHHLIVDEFQDTSQVQWEIFKSLICDAQGALAPERFFAVGDFKQSIYGFRQADLRVLQEAKELVSQDPDRQCISLNECFRMAPEPLRTVNRLFANLWEQYAEKTGIDPADLPVFEPLVGVRNETPGSACRIHVRVIADKRPTAAVRRQGEAAVVAETIRWLCGADGGQKLHEPGEIAILVRKRELFGGFEAALRELQIPYLTVAGGGLFARPEVRDVVGVLQAAFDPYDDFALLAFLRGSLINCSDELLLKISLEKDGFARRHLWTRCRTALEENAGPSGVPLTAIEADQLRFAVELLNEIHAHLGLVPIDELLQKVVERTAALEIWRRCPDGGQAVANIQRLLHIARQHRTSDLESFLEFAERQVDAREGEEESMLEAAAAGAVKIMTIHAAKGLEFPVVFVAGLSENWGGRQDTVLCDGKWFAVSKPTQTGTKPMLFEYLEKMEQRRELSEELRVLYVAATRCRDRLFLCSSDAEGGRSHSGESSGTKNTSTSSRTKKEDTTFAAFLCRALDTRRQEEVEVDGLPGALSHALGVTDFSSSDAGVPAILVRWQDEVQASKRRAERQTNESGMDPVPITTPDFEAAVLEKERFLREEFGLTEVQQDEGATQDAGAICGPTYDVPPFAPAIVGRPVHRDLFVTALLDFWECPLLFFRRRVLEIEDMPATEAAKQGELSGAVRGQLMHEAIERLLQGKENLGAYLTERIVEVAPFELEKARERAADFVTSIERAQALGLFREIEEAAEKRFETAYTICEENFLITARFDCEYVTIDGRVEIADFKTDTKLDDAGLNRYRKQMMLYLWVLSRFRAEQSLYRARLIFTQLGRCEVIEATAKELEDFCCSLRELLAEYERYSERFCRGDVVFDDQLVEALREWCRRRSAPCPEHSQVEKVGEHA; encoded by the coding sequence ATGGTGGACAAGTGGACACCCAATCAAAAGCAGGCGATTCAGGCGCGGGGCAACGCCGTGGTCACTGCGGGGGCGGGTGCAGGCAAGACGCTGGTGCTTGTCGAGCATTACTACCACGTGCTCGTGGAAGCGCATCCCGATTGGCCCATCGAAAGCGTGGTCACGGTCACGTTTACGCGCAAAGCGGCGGCGGAAATGCTGGCGCGGGTGCGGCGAAAATTCGACGAGGTGCTTGCGGCACCGGGGACGGCCCCAAGCACTCGGCAACGCGTCCAAGAGCTGCGCGAGCGCTTAAGCCTTGCGCCCATCGGTACGATCCACGCCTTCTGCGCAAGGCTACTCCGCAAGTACTGTTTCGAGTGCCAGAGTGATCCGGAATTCGAGGTGCTGGAGGCAATCGCGTACGACCAACTCGTGGATGAGTGCATCGAGGCGACCTTCAACGAGTGGAAACGCATGGAGACGGAAGACGAGCGGGTGCGGGCACAGAAGCTGCTGCGGCTGATGTCCGTCTTTGGTAACCGCAGCCGGCGATCGCGGGGGGACAGCCTCCGCAAGGTGCTCGCTGAAATGCTGGCCAATCGCCACACGTTTGAACCCGTGGCCCAGCGCTATTTGGCGGGCGATGAGGCGGCATTGGCGCAAACCATTCAGCAATTCCTTCAGGCGCTCCCCCCAGAAGAACTACCTGAGAGTGACAAGTCTGAGGCCAGTCAGGAGGAGCAGGAAGCCCTGCGCATCGAGAGAGAGGCCGAAGCGACTGCGACGGTACTTCATCCACTGGCGGAACTCTACCTTGCAGTGCTCGAGGAGTTTCGGCGCCGCTGCAGCGCCGCAACAAATGCGCGCCGCACGGATTTGATGGACTACGCAGAGCTCGAACTGCGCGTACGCAATTTGCTGTTGGAAAACCCGCAATTCCGTCAGCGGGTTTACGAGGACATTCATCACCTCATCGTGGATGAATTTCAGGACACGAGTCAGGTGCAGTGGGAGATCTTTAAGTCGCTGATTTGCGACGCCCAAGGAGCCCTCGCACCGGAGCGATTCTTTGCGGTGGGGGATTTCAAGCAATCGATCTATGGTTTCCGCCAAGCCGACTTGCGCGTGCTTCAGGAGGCGAAGGAGCTTGTCTCGCAGGACCCAGACAGGCAATGCATTTCGCTCAATGAGTGCTTCCGGATGGCGCCTGAGCCGTTGCGGACGGTAAACCGGCTTTTTGCGAATCTGTGGGAACAGTACGCTGAGAAAACGGGCATTGATCCGGCGGACTTGCCGGTGTTCGAGCCCCTTGTGGGGGTGAGAAATGAGACGCCGGGGAGTGCTTGCCGAATTCATGTGCGGGTCATCGCGGATAAGAGGCCAACGGCTGCTGTCCGGCGGCAGGGAGAGGCCGCGGTGGTGGCCGAGACGATTCGTTGGCTGTGCGGTGCGGACGGCGGGCAAAAGCTCCATGAGCCCGGAGAGATCGCCATCTTGGTGCGCAAGCGCGAATTGTTTGGAGGATTTGAAGCAGCATTGCGCGAACTCCAAATACCGTATTTGACAGTTGCTGGTGGAGGGCTCTTTGCGAGACCGGAAGTGCGCGACGTCGTGGGGGTGTTGCAGGCGGCCTTCGATCCTTACGACGATTTCGCGCTACTGGCGTTTCTGAGGGGAAGTTTAATAAATTGTTCCGATGAACTGTTGCTTAAGATCTCCTTGGAAAAAGATGGGTTCGCACGCCGGCACTTATGGACGCGATGCCGAACGGCGTTGGAAGAGAATGCGGGGCCCTCGGGCGTGCCGCTGACGGCGATCGAGGCTGATCAACTGCGTTTCGCGGTGGAGTTACTCAATGAGATCCACGCGCATTTGGGATTGGTGCCGATTGACGAGCTGCTGCAGAAAGTCGTGGAACGTACGGCCGCATTGGAGATTTGGCGCCGATGCCCAGACGGGGGGCAGGCGGTCGCGAACATCCAAAGGCTATTGCACATTGCTCGGCAGCACCGAACCAGTGACTTAGAAAGTTTCTTGGAATTTGCTGAGCGGCAGGTGGACGCGCGGGAGGGTGAGGAAGAATCCATGCTCGAGGCTGCGGCGGCCGGGGCTGTGAAAATCATGACCATCCACGCAGCAAAAGGGCTGGAGTTTCCAGTGGTGTTCGTGGCTGGGCTGAGCGAAAATTGGGGCGGCCGGCAAGATACCGTTCTCTGCGACGGCAAGTGGTTCGCAGTTTCGAAACCCACCCAAACGGGGACCAAGCCCATGCTGTTCGAGTACTTGGAGAAGATGGAGCAAAGGCGGGAACTGAGTGAGGAATTGCGCGTCCTCTATGTGGCTGCCACCCGCTGCCGAGATCGGCTGTTTTTGTGCTCAAGCGATGCGGAGGGGGGGCGCTCACATTCTGGGGAAAGCTCGGGCACGAAGAATACCTCAACCAGCTCACGGACAAAAAAAGAAGACACGACTTTTGCAGCCTTCCTGTGCCGTGCTCTCGACACTCGAAGGCAGGAAGAAGTGGAAGTGGACGGGCTCCCTGGTGCGCTCAGCCACGCACTGGGTGTAACTGATTTCTCGTCGTCAGATGCTGGCGTTCCGGCGATTCTTGTCCGATGGCAAGATGAGGTTCAGGCATCAAAGCGTCGGGCGGAGAGACAGACGAACGAGTCTGGCATGGATCCCGTACCGATAACCACACCAGACTTCGAAGCGGCCGTGCTGGAAAAAGAACGCTTTCTCCGGGAGGAATTTGGATTGACGGAGGTTCAGCAAGACGAGGGGGCAACGCAGGACGCTGGCGCGATATGCGGTCCAACGTACGACGTCCCACCTTTCGCACCAGCTATCGTGGGCAGACCAGTTCATCGGGATTTGTTTGTGACGGCATTACTTGATTTCTGGGAATGCCCACTACTCTTTTTCAGGCGACGTGTATTGGAAATCGAGGACATGCCTGCAACCGAGGCGGCAAAACAAGGTGAGTTGAGTGGAGCCGTCCGCGGGCAACTCATGCATGAAGCGATCGAGCGCCTGCTGCAAGGAAAGGAGAACCTCGGGGCATATCTGACAGAGCGAATTGTGGAGGTAGCTCCCTTCGAGCTCGAAAAGGCGCGCGAACGTGCCGCCGATTTCGTAACCAGCATTGAGCGCGCTCAAGCTCTGGGGCTGTTCCGAGAAATCGAAGAGGCCGCGGAGAAACGTTTTGAAACCGCGTATACGATTTGTGAAGAGAACTTTCTAATCACGGCGCGATTTGATTGTGAGTATGTGACGATAGACGGTAGGGTCGAGATCGCTGACTTTAAAACGGACACGAAACTCGACGATGCAGGTCTGAACCGATACCGTAAACAAATGATGCTTTACCTGTGGGTGTTGTCGCGGTTCCGTGCCGAACAGTCGCTGTATCGAGCGCGGTTAATCTTTACGCAGCTCGGTAGATGCGAGGTGATTGAGGCCACTGCAAAAGAACTTGAGGACTTCTGTTGCAGCCTGCGTGAATTGCTTGCTGAGTACGAACGTTACTCTGAGCGTTTTTGCCGCGGCGATGTGGTCTTTGATGACCAGCTTGTGGAGGCATTGCGAGAATGGTGTCGGCGGCGCTCCGCCCCCTGCCCCGAGCATTCGCAAGTCGAAAAGGTAGGCGAGCATGCGTAA
- a CDS encoding cell cycle control and mitosis has translation MDSQISGAETSSASLEPSKSERTLLPDDVIREIFVYWWAQRAFVLKVLGIVGILTIAILLVIPNRYRAEAKVIILPPKFSSEIRTEPLSVITAKNLLQSGELVDQLITTIRRARPYAEKFLKQYETPDRAATTLKALGATGIARKLGSADSDLAAFFSRISAAELSALASLDESEIEDWTIEKLSKALDCEEIIEKKTAADVKLSPLLNLYAVANSGVKAQLLVNTWAMLFEKKYDEITNQKTRYQYDYILKQQQEAEQALAKQQQAIVEFKAANNLDLMLREIEEYSADYKEFLNRLVQKRHELENSRRRLQELQAQVAELTDNGVWVGEIEASALMNASAETTLPLTISAVGTSPYAESRRRVLELRNRILFYLGQLNKFRSQEPVELVEKELAQLQRDYLEAVGKLRAGEVRLNVLERSLAALEERLTSTPRYLILFKDVPDQSVAEAIRTGQRQQLSTLAGVQFRREEINPEWTLLTEQKLKLEAEYLQTSNEVTQLREKVARYEREARDLQVRLYQARVTEKALQDSLEMRIKSSRELLQNYLDARNAIHNTALQIGMLEAEIRQLEEDTTNTRRMAEEAQKRYNEASARLQLLEIQLRAVQRNADLLTQKLQDARMAIAQQMSDVSIAAPAATPTKHYFPPRTILLIGILFLTMVSTLGILGRIRYVELKRA, from the coding sequence GTGGATTCACAAATTTCGGGAGCTGAGACGTCGTCTGCGAGTTTGGAGCCAAGTAAAAGCGAGCGCACCCTACTCCCAGATGATGTCATTCGTGAGATTTTTGTCTACTGGTGGGCCCAACGAGCGTTTGTGCTCAAGGTTCTCGGAATCGTTGGGATCCTAACGATTGCAATTCTGCTCGTCATTCCGAACCGATACCGAGCCGAAGCAAAAGTAATTATTCTGCCACCGAAGTTCTCCTCGGAGATCCGGACGGAACCACTTTCCGTGATTACCGCTAAGAACCTGCTGCAGAGCGGTGAACTCGTGGATCAACTCATTACCACGATCCGCAGAGCAAGACCGTACGCTGAGAAATTCCTAAAACAGTACGAGACGCCTGATCGCGCTGCGACGACGCTCAAGGCATTGGGAGCAACGGGGATTGCTCGCAAACTTGGGAGCGCAGACAGCGATCTGGCAGCTTTTTTCTCGCGGATAAGTGCGGCAGAGCTCTCGGCATTGGCGAGCTTGGATGAGTCCGAGATCGAGGATTGGACGATCGAGAAGCTAAGCAAGGCCCTTGATTGCGAAGAGATCATAGAAAAGAAAACCGCCGCCGATGTGAAACTTTCGCCTCTTCTGAACCTTTACGCGGTGGCAAACTCAGGAGTGAAGGCCCAGTTGCTCGTCAACACATGGGCTATGCTCTTTGAAAAGAAATACGATGAAATTACGAACCAAAAGACGCGTTACCAATACGATTATATCCTCAAGCAGCAGCAAGAAGCCGAGCAAGCCCTCGCGAAACAGCAGCAGGCGATTGTCGAGTTCAAAGCGGCCAACAACTTGGACCTGATGCTGCGGGAAATCGAAGAATATTCTGCAGACTATAAAGAGTTTCTCAATCGACTGGTGCAAAAGCGTCACGAACTGGAAAACAGCCGACGCCGATTACAGGAATTGCAAGCACAAGTGGCAGAGCTTACCGACAATGGTGTCTGGGTCGGGGAGATCGAAGCATCCGCTCTAATGAACGCAAGCGCAGAGACAACTTTGCCACTCACGATTTCCGCTGTGGGGACTTCCCCTTACGCGGAGTCGCGGCGCCGGGTTCTTGAGTTGCGAAACCGCATCCTTTTTTACTTAGGACAACTCAACAAGTTCCGCAGCCAAGAGCCTGTTGAGTTAGTGGAAAAGGAGTTGGCACAGCTTCAGCGAGACTACCTTGAGGCGGTGGGAAAACTGCGAGCTGGTGAGGTTCGTCTCAACGTGTTAGAGCGGAGTCTTGCAGCTCTCGAGGAGCGGCTGACGAGCACTCCTCGTTATCTTATCCTCTTCAAGGATGTTCCGGACCAGAGTGTGGCAGAGGCAATTCGCACAGGCCAGCGACAACAACTTTCCACTCTGGCGGGAGTTCAATTCCGGAGGGAAGAAATTAATCCCGAGTGGACCCTTCTCACAGAACAAAAACTCAAGCTGGAAGCCGAGTATCTCCAAACAAGCAACGAGGTCACCCAACTGCGTGAAAAAGTCGCTCGTTACGAGCGTGAAGCACGTGACCTTCAAGTGAGGCTTTACCAAGCAAGAGTCACTGAGAAGGCATTGCAAGATTCCTTGGAGATGCGTATCAAGTCGAGTCGCGAACTTCTGCAGAACTATTTGGACGCCCGCAATGCCATCCACAATACGGCGTTGCAGATCGGAATGCTCGAGGCAGAGATTCGGCAATTAGAAGAGGACACGACGAACACCCGACGCATGGCCGAGGAGGCTCAAAAACGATACAACGAAGCGTCGGCACGCCTACAGCTGCTGGAGATTCAGCTTCGGGCAGTTCAACGCAATGCGGATCTGCTCACTCAAAAACTCCAAGATGCCCGAATGGCGATTGCGCAGCAAATGAGCGACGTGTCGATCGCAGCACCTGCAGCCACGCCGACGAAACATTACTTCCCGCCACGAACGATTCTGCTCATTGGAATTTTGTTCCTCACCATGGTGAGTACTCTTGGCATACTGGGACGCATTCGTTACGTGGAGCTAAAACGAGCGTGA
- a CDS encoding N-acetylmuramoyl-L-alanine amidase/putative S-layer protein, whose amino-acid sequence MMRMRLLTRCLPAFALAWLTANLGEASLARSESERLPEIAHREERVGPGSTHIQEFHSSGPLLINILKVDLSSTGVKLRAAKGKGSLFTGATVLDMVRRMERAGQTVVGGVNADFWTNSPRMFVPVNLFVSEGMTHTLPHQKLKAPRAVFCITESGKVVMTPMQAKLEVRAGKSRAIECKLNEWVTSRGAVLFTPIVGEPIPTKRFSKALLLEQMTPEFVPNRPARARVLRAVEGTTVSLTSGTLLLAFHRDQLSFARELRPGSELALHVRVPQVAEPLKLCLGGGPMLIKNGRVYVDWKEEKILRSFSADRHPRTAIGIGEDGRTLYLVTVDGRQPLRSIGMGLYELALFMKSLGCRDAMNFDGGGSTTMVVRGEVVNKPSDRLGPRTVTNALLVISEAKPGSLAYLKIYPTDELLLVPAGATVELKCRGFDQNYSPLKIADGLLTWTADSAVGNLVTSGSICLLRATDSPADGEVVATTCTTTTQECATARKRIRVVRIDKLEVEPEVVVVQSRECVPFEIRAQSGSVEVPLRPEMVELLFDEKKVTATLNQVCGVTTAATTLIARVGKVESRIPCYVNLVESRIVESFDSPVTATVYGTRFDKRKTALVCDPKRAHSGSGCLAFRYAMTRGGISKIAFPLNVRIPGRPARLGMWIYGDGKEAWVRGEVEDAVGNRFLLDFTDGSTGVYWKKEWRRVVAPLHKLVPRPQNPGAKPQFPITLRELYVAQDQEALKAQGELLFDELCAEYPPNSAADSTSPVH is encoded by the coding sequence ATGATGCGAATGCGTTTATTGACCCGATGCCTACCGGCTTTTGCCCTTGCGTGGCTTACTGCAAACCTCGGGGAGGCAAGCTTAGCTCGCTCAGAAAGCGAACGACTTCCTGAAATTGCGCACCGGGAAGAGCGAGTTGGGCCGGGAAGCACGCACATTCAGGAGTTTCATTCGAGTGGCCCACTGCTCATCAACATTCTTAAGGTGGATCTCAGCTCCACGGGTGTCAAACTGCGCGCAGCTAAGGGAAAAGGCTCCCTTTTCACGGGGGCAACTGTCTTAGACATGGTTCGGCGTATGGAACGCGCAGGCCAGACGGTTGTCGGAGGCGTGAACGCAGACTTCTGGACGAACAGCCCAAGAATGTTCGTACCCGTCAACCTCTTCGTAAGCGAGGGGATGACCCACACACTCCCCCATCAGAAACTGAAAGCCCCTCGAGCCGTGTTCTGCATCACGGAGAGCGGGAAAGTCGTGATGACTCCCATGCAGGCCAAATTGGAGGTCCGCGCGGGGAAAAGTCGCGCAATCGAGTGCAAGCTCAACGAATGGGTGACCAGTCGCGGGGCTGTGCTTTTTACTCCCATCGTGGGGGAACCCATTCCGACGAAGCGATTCAGCAAAGCGCTACTTCTCGAGCAGATGACTCCGGAGTTTGTTCCGAATCGGCCAGCACGCGCTCGGGTTTTGCGTGCGGTCGAGGGCACAACGGTTAGTCTTACGAGCGGGACGCTCCTACTTGCGTTTCATCGCGATCAGCTGAGCTTCGCCCGGGAATTGCGGCCGGGCAGCGAACTAGCTCTCCACGTCCGAGTCCCACAAGTGGCAGAGCCGCTAAAGCTCTGCCTTGGCGGCGGGCCCATGCTCATTAAAAATGGCCGTGTGTACGTGGATTGGAAAGAGGAGAAAATCCTACGCAGTTTCAGCGCCGATCGGCATCCGCGTACCGCGATTGGTATCGGCGAGGACGGACGGACCCTTTACCTCGTCACCGTGGATGGGCGACAACCACTGCGAAGCATCGGAATGGGGCTGTATGAGCTCGCGCTTTTCATGAAGAGTCTGGGGTGCCGCGACGCCATGAACTTCGATGGAGGGGGCAGCACCACCATGGTGGTACGCGGTGAAGTTGTGAACAAGCCGAGCGACCGGTTGGGTCCACGCACTGTCACCAATGCCCTACTCGTGATCTCTGAGGCGAAGCCCGGCTCCCTTGCCTATCTGAAGATTTATCCAACGGATGAACTCCTTCTCGTGCCGGCGGGGGCGACGGTGGAACTCAAGTGCCGTGGTTTCGACCAGAACTATAGCCCATTGAAGATTGCAGACGGTTTGCTGACGTGGACTGCCGACAGTGCGGTCGGAAATCTGGTCACTTCTGGATCCATTTGCCTCCTGCGAGCGACTGATAGCCCTGCAGACGGTGAGGTTGTGGCGACAACGTGTACAACAACCACGCAGGAATGTGCGACGGCACGCAAACGCATCCGCGTGGTTCGGATCGATAAACTGGAGGTAGAACCCGAGGTTGTTGTAGTGCAAAGTCGCGAGTGCGTGCCGTTTGAGATTCGCGCTCAAAGTGGTTCCGTTGAGGTGCCGCTACGCCCCGAGATGGTTGAACTCCTCTTTGATGAAAAGAAGGTGACAGCGACTCTGAACCAAGTTTGCGGTGTGACAACCGCAGCAACGACGCTCATTGCCCGCGTGGGAAAGGTCGAGAGCCGAATTCCGTGTTATGTGAATCTCGTCGAATCGCGGATTGTGGAGAGCTTTGATTCTCCCGTGACCGCCACCGTGTATGGGACCCGTTTCGACAAGAGGAAAACAGCCCTGGTGTGCGATCCTAAGCGGGCGCACTCCGGAAGCGGGTGTTTGGCGTTTCGTTACGCCATGACGCGAGGCGGAATCAGCAAGATTGCGTTCCCGTTGAATGTTAGGATCCCTGGCAGGCCGGCCCGTCTTGGGATGTGGATTTATGGCGACGGTAAGGAAGCGTGGGTGCGTGGCGAAGTTGAGGACGCCGTTGGGAATCGCTTCCTTCTGGACTTCACAGACGGCAGCACCGGGGTGTACTGGAAAAAAGAATGGCGACGCGTTGTGGCGCCTCTGCATAAGCTCGTGCCTCGCCCCCAAAATCCGGGAGCGAAACCCCAATTTCCGATTACTCTTCGGGAATTGTACGTAGCTCAGGATCAAGAAGCTCTCAAAGCGCAGGGCGAGCTTCTCTTCGATGAGTTGTGCGCCGAATATCCACCAAACAGCGCCGCAGACAGCACATCTCCGGTCCACTGA
- a CDS encoding Ribonuclease III: MRILKPERAEGLMRFLNRYNLPMQNLDLLDRALTHSSYAFEHQLPYDNERLEFLGDAVLGLVVSEYLYHEFPRAREGVLSKYKATIVSRPVLGKRAQEMGIGDLILLGKGEENAGARERPTLLGSALEAVVGALYLELGITGIKRWLVREVFEPGRQMSHTDEYADFKSLLQEWAQKNFQTVPEYEVVSESGPDHSKTFEVVVRVNGEILGHGEGPRKKIAENQAAMRAYWKVTHANGGGVPPDDFPSFLNKSTPAETEEPPQADVGN, encoded by the coding sequence TTGAGGATTCTCAAACCTGAGCGGGCCGAAGGCCTGATGCGGTTCCTAAACCGTTATAATCTGCCGATGCAAAATCTCGACTTGCTCGATCGTGCTCTTACGCACAGTAGCTACGCGTTTGAGCACCAACTACCATATGATAACGAGCGCTTAGAGTTTTTGGGCGACGCAGTCTTGGGGCTTGTTGTTTCGGAGTATCTTTATCACGAGTTCCCTCGGGCTCGTGAAGGAGTGTTGTCAAAATATAAGGCAACGATTGTGAGCCGTCCGGTCCTTGGGAAACGTGCTCAAGAAATGGGAATTGGCGATTTGATTCTGCTTGGCAAAGGGGAAGAAAATGCTGGTGCGCGCGAGCGCCCCACCTTGCTCGGGAGTGCGCTAGAGGCTGTTGTCGGAGCGCTGTACTTAGAGCTCGGCATCACGGGAATCAAACGGTGGTTGGTGCGCGAAGTCTTTGAGCCGGGGCGCCAAATGTCCCACACGGATGAGTATGCGGATTTCAAATCTCTGCTTCAAGAGTGGGCACAGAAAAACTTTCAAACCGTTCCGGAGTATGAAGTGGTCTCCGAGTCGGGACCGGACCACAGCAAGACGTTTGAGGTTGTGGTGCGGGTCAATGGAGAAATCTTAGGTCACGGCGAAGGGCCACGGAAAAAAATCGCCGAGAATCAAGCGGCAATGCGTGCTTACTGGAAGGTGACTCATGCGAACGGCGGCGGAGTTCCCCCAGATGATTTTCCGAGTTTCCTGAACAAATCTACCCCGGCCGAAACCGAAGAACCGCCACAAGCAGACGTTGGCAATTAG